A region from the Perca fluviatilis chromosome 16, GENO_Pfluv_1.0, whole genome shotgun sequence genome encodes:
- the endou2 gene encoding poly(U)-specific endoribonuclease-B: MIESDRELSAMVQELWDNDVNRLKPGKDYRISLQGKAGDSMAMSDNNDGAGYPLFTFVDENIFKKETFLAFISLLDNYVSDTGEPEIVTPEEVAENHKFLDAIIQTSTMKIAHKYLVENKLSPKDDTQFKEQLYRIWFELYARRGSSRPDSSGFEHVFVGETRGGRTVIGFHNWIQLYLQEKLGHIDYKGYSVSANSPQPDENKHILALQFSWKDGIKPKGSIFIGVSPEFEFALYTLCFLTSPNERVKVQFNFYDVEIVCHHYNQKHIGTTYPVLLKYRKPTK; the protein is encoded by the exons ATGATTGAGAGTGACAGAGAGCTGTCGGCCATGGTGCAGGAGCTGTGGGACAACGACGTCAACAGACTCAAACCTGGAAAAGACTACAGAATCTCTCTGCAG GGCAAAGCTGGAGACAGCATGGCCATGAGCGACAACAACGATGGAGCAGGATATCCTCTATTTACATTTGTCGATGAGAACATTTTCAAAAAGGAGACTTTTTTAG CTTTTATCTCCCTGTTGGATAACTATGTGAGTGACACCGGTGAGCCAGAAATTGTAACCCCTGAGGAGGTTGCAGAGAACCACAAATTCCTGGACGCCATCATTCAAACTTCCACTATGAAG ATAGCTCATAAATACCTGGTAGAGAATAAGCTCTCTCCAAAGGACGATACACAATTCAAGGAGCAGCTGTACAGGATCTGGTTTGAACTTTATGCGAGGAGAGGATCCAGCAG GCCAGACTCCTCTGGATTTGAACACGTGTTTGTTGGTGAGACGAGGGGAGGGCGGACTGTCATCGGATTTCACAACTGGATCCAGCTCTACCTACAAGAGAAGCTGGGACACATCGATTACAAAGGCTACAGCGTCTCTGCAAATTCACCCCAG CCTGACGAGAACAAACACATCTTGGCGCTACAGTTCAGCTGGAAGGACGGTATAAAGCCCAAGGGCAGCATCTTCATCGGCGTCAGTCCCGAGTTCGAGTTCGCCCTCTACACTCTCTGTTTCCTCACCTCGCCCAACGAGCGTGTCAAAGTCCAATTCAATTTCTATGATGTGGAGATTGTTTGCCACCACTACAACCAAAAGCACATAGGCACCACTTACCCTGTGCTGCTTAAGTACCGGAAACCTACCAAGTAA